The following coding sequences are from one Musa acuminata AAA Group cultivar baxijiao chromosome BXJ1-6, Cavendish_Baxijiao_AAA, whole genome shotgun sequence window:
- the LOC103987689 gene encoding PH, RCC1 and FYVE domains-containing protein 1 isoform X2, giving the protein MAGLVGFGDVEKIFKDRFETEVWIAGLKALVYSGQGGRSKTDDFKDLISNSPSDSSIGSILDNSSPDINFSITTSPKVTSENFVHLERSDVANMLVKGASSDIIRVSVSSAPSTSSHGSAQDDCDALGDVYVWGEVICEFSSRTGTERGTNFSSGRADVILPKPLESNLVLDVRHVACGVRHAALVTKHGEVFTWGEESGGCLGHAVGADVVHPRLLESLANTDLVACGQFHTCAVTLAGELYTWGDGTHNVGLLGHCSDVSHWVPKRVSGPLEGLQVAYVTCGTWHTALITSTGKLFTFGDGTFGVLGHGNKESVAYPREVESLMGLKTIAVACGVWHTAAVVEVIVAQPNASVSSGKLFTWGDGDKYRLGHGDKEPRLKPTCVASLIDHDFHKLACGHSLTVGLTASGQVFTMGSTVYGQLGNPQSDGKLPCLVEDRLVGESVGEVACGSYHVAVLTTRGEVFTWGKGANGRLGHGDIEDRKTPNLVEALKDRAVKYIACGATFTAAICQHKWVSGAEQSQCLACRQAFGFTRKRHNCYHCGLVHCHSCSSRKALRAALSPNPAKPYRVCDSCYVKLNNVLEFGVNNKRNGLPRLSGESKDRFEKAETKSTKSVIPSNFDLIKDLDTKAARHGKRTDSLTFIRASQVSSLIQLKDLALVGGIDLQRAGPRALHTSLVRSVNPSRAVSPFSRKSSPPRSASPVPTSSGVYFSKSATDSLKKTNELLNQEVQKLRAQVENLRQHCELQEIELQKLGKKAQEAMALAAEESAKSKAAKEVIKSLTAQLKDMVEILHQGVYKNDAVRLVDSPNGVGSHSGPYSILEVDHQSRFNVNSSLTMLSFSTSESILVDGNTSQNHTLMNARESNKLNLSLQDSHVNSNGMEEDFTARQRDSNAEKSSSGSKTDIDNKEIDNPPDGEMVYKSPSPISSNIQVEAEWIEQYEPGVYITLVALRDGTRDLKRVRFSRRKFGENQAETWWSDNREKVYERYNVRGSDRFSSAVSSQSALKPEEDCMHSSRV; this is encoded by the exons ATGGCAGGTCTCGTTGGCTTCGGAGACGTTGAGAAG ATATTCAAGGATAGATTTGAGACAGAGGTGTGGATTGCAGGCCTCAAGGCACTGGTTTATTCTGGTCAAGGTGGACGATCAAAAACTGAT GATTTCAAGGATTTGATATCTAATAGTCCAAGTGATAGCTCAATTGGTTCCATTCTGGATAATAGTTCTCCTGACATCAATTTTAGTATTACAACTTCACCCAAGGTCACTTCTGAAAATTTTGTACATTTGGAAAGATCAGATGTAGCAAATATGCTAGTCAAAGGTGCCTCTTCAGATATTATCAGAGTAAGTGTCTCTAGCGCGCCTAGCACATCAAGTCATGGTTCTGCACAAGATGACTGTGATGCATTAGGTGATGTTTATGTCTGGGGTGAGGTCATATGTGAATTTTCTTCACGAACTGGCACTGAGAGGGGTACCAATTTCTCCAGTGGAAGAGCTGATGTAATTTTGCCCAAGCCCTTAGAATCCAATTTAGTTTTGGATGTTCGCCATGTGGCTTGCGGAGTCAGGCATGCTGCTCTTGTTACAAAACATGGAGAAGTTTTTACATGGGGTGAAGAATCTGGAGGATGCCTGGGCCATGCAGTTGGAGCTGATGTTGTTCACCCTCGGCTTCTTGAATCTTTAGCTAACACAGATTTGGTTGCTTGTGGGCAGTTTCATACTTGTGCTGTAACTTTAGCTGGCGAACTTTATACTTGGGGTGATGGCACTCATAATGTGGGCCTTCTTGGACACTGTAGTGATGTCAGCCACTGGGTACCAAAAAGAGTTTCGGGACCACTGGAAGGTCTTCAAGTTGCATATGTTACTTGTGGCACCTGGCATACTGCCTTAATAACTTCGACTGGGAAATTGTTTACATTTGGTGATGGTACGTTTGGTGTTTTAGGTCATGGAAACAAAGAGAGTGTTGCATATCCAAGGGAGGTTGAATCACTGATGGGTTTGAAAACCATTGCGGTTGCATGTGGAGTATGGCACactgctgcagttgtggaggttaTAGTAGCTCAGCCGAATGCCAGTGTATCATCTGGAAAGTTGTTCACTTGGGGTGATGGGGACAAGTACCGACTTGGTCATGGTGACAAGGAGCCGCGTCTCAAGCCTACTTGTGTTGCTTCATTGATCGACCACGATTTTCACAAGCTAGCTTGTGGCCATAGTCTCACTGTTGGCCTGACAGCTTCTGGACAAGTTTTTACTATGGGAAGTACTGTTTATGGTCAGCTTGGTAATCCACAGTCTGATGGGAAACTTCCATGCTTAGTTGAAGACAGGCTTGTTGGTGAATCTGTTGGCGAAGTTGCTTGTGGTTCATACCATGTGGCAGTTTTAACAACAAGGGGTGAGGTTTTTACCTGGGGAAAAGGTGCTAATGGAAGATTGGGTCATGGAGACATTGAAGATAGGAAAACACCAAACCTTGTTGAAGCTCTGAAGGACAGAGCTGTTAAATATATTGCCTGCGGTGCAACCTTCACAGCTGCCATATGCCAGCATAAATGGGTGTCAGGTGCAGAGCAATCACAATGCTTGGCATGCAGACAAGCATTTGGGTTCACCCGCAAACGACATAATTGCTACCATTGCGGACTTGTCCATTGCCATTCATGCAGTTCCAGGAAGGCCTTGAGAGCAGCCTTGTCTCCGAATCCTGCAAAACCATATCGAGTTTGTGACTCCTGTTATGTTAAACTGAACAATGTCTTGGAATTTGGAGTTAATAACAAGAGAAATGGTTTACCTCGCTTGTCAGGCGAAAGCAAGGACAGGTTTGAAAAAGCAGAGACAAAATCAACAAAGTCTGTGATACCTAGCAACTTTGATCTCATAAAAGATCTGGACACTAAGGCAGCCAGGCATGGAAAGAGAACTGATTCCTTGACATTTATTCGAGCCTCTCAAGTCAGCTCACTCATACAGTTGAAAGATCTTGCTTTGGTTGGTGGGATTGATCTGCAGCGAGCAGGTCCTAGAGCACTCCACACATCCCTGGTACGATCCGTAAACCCTTCTAGAGCTGTTTCACCATTTTCTAGAAAATCTAGTCCTCCACGTTCTGCATCACCAGTTCCTACATCTTCTGGAGTTTATTTCTCCAAAAGTGCTACTGACAGTCTGAAGAAAACAAATGAGCTCTTGAATCAAGAAGTTCAGAAGTTACGTGCACAG GTTGAAAATCTGAGACAGCACTGTGAGCTTCAAGAAATTGAGTTGCAAAAATTAGGAAAAAAAGCTCAAGAAGCCATGGCATTGGCTGCTGAGGAATCTGCAAAATCAAAAGCTGCAAAAGAAGTTATTAAATCCCTTACAGCACAG CTTAAAGATATGGTTGAGATATTACATCAAGGGGTGTACAAAAATGATGCGGTAAGACTAGTAGACTCACCAAATGGGGTGGGCTCACATTCTGGTCCATACTCCATTCTAGAAGTGGATCATCAGTCAAGATTTAATGTAAACAGTTCTCTGACTATGCTGTCTTTTTCGACTTCGGAGTCTATTCTTGTTGATGGAAATACAAGTCAGAATCATACATTAATGAATGCCCGAGAATCTAATAAGCTGAACTTAAGTTTACAAGACTCTCATGTGAATTCCAATGGAATGGAAGAAGACTTCACTGCAAGACAACGTGACAGTAATGCAGAGAAGTCATCATCCGGCAGTAAAACTGACATTGATAACAAGGAAATTGATAATCCTCCAGATGGGGAGATGGTCTATAAGTCTCCAAGCCCTATTTCATCAAATATTCAAGTTGAGGCTGAATGGATTGAACAGTATGAACCTGGTGTCTATATAACACTTGTAGCTCTTCGTGATGGAACTCGAGATTTGAAAAGAGTGCGATTCAG TCGAAGAAAATTTGGAGAGAATCAGGCAGAAACCTGGTGGTCAGATAATCGTGAAAAGGTCTATGAGAGATATAATGTTCGTGGGTCAGACAGGTTCTCATCAGCAGTATCAAGTCAATCTGCACTCAAGCCAGAGGAGGATTGCATGCATTCTTCCAGAGTTTGA
- the LOC103987689 gene encoding PH, RCC1 and FYVE domains-containing protein 1 isoform X1: MAGLVGFGDVEKIFKDRFETEVWIAGLKALVYSGQGGRSKTDVRRNSGPYFDDFKDLISNSPSDSSIGSILDNSSPDINFSITTSPKVTSENFVHLERSDVANMLVKGASSDIIRVSVSSAPSTSSHGSAQDDCDALGDVYVWGEVICEFSSRTGTERGTNFSSGRADVILPKPLESNLVLDVRHVACGVRHAALVTKHGEVFTWGEESGGCLGHAVGADVVHPRLLESLANTDLVACGQFHTCAVTLAGELYTWGDGTHNVGLLGHCSDVSHWVPKRVSGPLEGLQVAYVTCGTWHTALITSTGKLFTFGDGTFGVLGHGNKESVAYPREVESLMGLKTIAVACGVWHTAAVVEVIVAQPNASVSSGKLFTWGDGDKYRLGHGDKEPRLKPTCVASLIDHDFHKLACGHSLTVGLTASGQVFTMGSTVYGQLGNPQSDGKLPCLVEDRLVGESVGEVACGSYHVAVLTTRGEVFTWGKGANGRLGHGDIEDRKTPNLVEALKDRAVKYIACGATFTAAICQHKWVSGAEQSQCLACRQAFGFTRKRHNCYHCGLVHCHSCSSRKALRAALSPNPAKPYRVCDSCYVKLNNVLEFGVNNKRNGLPRLSGESKDRFEKAETKSTKSVIPSNFDLIKDLDTKAARHGKRTDSLTFIRASQVSSLIQLKDLALVGGIDLQRAGPRALHTSLVRSVNPSRAVSPFSRKSSPPRSASPVPTSSGVYFSKSATDSLKKTNELLNQEVQKLRAQVENLRQHCELQEIELQKLGKKAQEAMALAAEESAKSKAAKEVIKSLTAQLKDMVEILHQGVYKNDAVRLVDSPNGVGSHSGPYSILEVDHQSRFNVNSSLTMLSFSTSESILVDGNTSQNHTLMNARESNKLNLSLQDSHVNSNGMEEDFTARQRDSNAEKSSSGSKTDIDNKEIDNPPDGEMVYKSPSPISSNIQVEAEWIEQYEPGVYITLVALRDGTRDLKRVRFSRRKFGENQAETWWSDNREKVYERYNVRGSDRFSSAVSSQSALKPEEDCMHSSRV, encoded by the exons ATGGCAGGTCTCGTTGGCTTCGGAGACGTTGAGAAG ATATTCAAGGATAGATTTGAGACAGAGGTGTGGATTGCAGGCCTCAAGGCACTGGTTTATTCTGGTCAAGGTGGACGATCAAAAACTGATGTACGGAGAAATAGTGGACCGTATTTTGAT GATTTCAAGGATTTGATATCTAATAGTCCAAGTGATAGCTCAATTGGTTCCATTCTGGATAATAGTTCTCCTGACATCAATTTTAGTATTACAACTTCACCCAAGGTCACTTCTGAAAATTTTGTACATTTGGAAAGATCAGATGTAGCAAATATGCTAGTCAAAGGTGCCTCTTCAGATATTATCAGAGTAAGTGTCTCTAGCGCGCCTAGCACATCAAGTCATGGTTCTGCACAAGATGACTGTGATGCATTAGGTGATGTTTATGTCTGGGGTGAGGTCATATGTGAATTTTCTTCACGAACTGGCACTGAGAGGGGTACCAATTTCTCCAGTGGAAGAGCTGATGTAATTTTGCCCAAGCCCTTAGAATCCAATTTAGTTTTGGATGTTCGCCATGTGGCTTGCGGAGTCAGGCATGCTGCTCTTGTTACAAAACATGGAGAAGTTTTTACATGGGGTGAAGAATCTGGAGGATGCCTGGGCCATGCAGTTGGAGCTGATGTTGTTCACCCTCGGCTTCTTGAATCTTTAGCTAACACAGATTTGGTTGCTTGTGGGCAGTTTCATACTTGTGCTGTAACTTTAGCTGGCGAACTTTATACTTGGGGTGATGGCACTCATAATGTGGGCCTTCTTGGACACTGTAGTGATGTCAGCCACTGGGTACCAAAAAGAGTTTCGGGACCACTGGAAGGTCTTCAAGTTGCATATGTTACTTGTGGCACCTGGCATACTGCCTTAATAACTTCGACTGGGAAATTGTTTACATTTGGTGATGGTACGTTTGGTGTTTTAGGTCATGGAAACAAAGAGAGTGTTGCATATCCAAGGGAGGTTGAATCACTGATGGGTTTGAAAACCATTGCGGTTGCATGTGGAGTATGGCACactgctgcagttgtggaggttaTAGTAGCTCAGCCGAATGCCAGTGTATCATCTGGAAAGTTGTTCACTTGGGGTGATGGGGACAAGTACCGACTTGGTCATGGTGACAAGGAGCCGCGTCTCAAGCCTACTTGTGTTGCTTCATTGATCGACCACGATTTTCACAAGCTAGCTTGTGGCCATAGTCTCACTGTTGGCCTGACAGCTTCTGGACAAGTTTTTACTATGGGAAGTACTGTTTATGGTCAGCTTGGTAATCCACAGTCTGATGGGAAACTTCCATGCTTAGTTGAAGACAGGCTTGTTGGTGAATCTGTTGGCGAAGTTGCTTGTGGTTCATACCATGTGGCAGTTTTAACAACAAGGGGTGAGGTTTTTACCTGGGGAAAAGGTGCTAATGGAAGATTGGGTCATGGAGACATTGAAGATAGGAAAACACCAAACCTTGTTGAAGCTCTGAAGGACAGAGCTGTTAAATATATTGCCTGCGGTGCAACCTTCACAGCTGCCATATGCCAGCATAAATGGGTGTCAGGTGCAGAGCAATCACAATGCTTGGCATGCAGACAAGCATTTGGGTTCACCCGCAAACGACATAATTGCTACCATTGCGGACTTGTCCATTGCCATTCATGCAGTTCCAGGAAGGCCTTGAGAGCAGCCTTGTCTCCGAATCCTGCAAAACCATATCGAGTTTGTGACTCCTGTTATGTTAAACTGAACAATGTCTTGGAATTTGGAGTTAATAACAAGAGAAATGGTTTACCTCGCTTGTCAGGCGAAAGCAAGGACAGGTTTGAAAAAGCAGAGACAAAATCAACAAAGTCTGTGATACCTAGCAACTTTGATCTCATAAAAGATCTGGACACTAAGGCAGCCAGGCATGGAAAGAGAACTGATTCCTTGACATTTATTCGAGCCTCTCAAGTCAGCTCACTCATACAGTTGAAAGATCTTGCTTTGGTTGGTGGGATTGATCTGCAGCGAGCAGGTCCTAGAGCACTCCACACATCCCTGGTACGATCCGTAAACCCTTCTAGAGCTGTTTCACCATTTTCTAGAAAATCTAGTCCTCCACGTTCTGCATCACCAGTTCCTACATCTTCTGGAGTTTATTTCTCCAAAAGTGCTACTGACAGTCTGAAGAAAACAAATGAGCTCTTGAATCAAGAAGTTCAGAAGTTACGTGCACAG GTTGAAAATCTGAGACAGCACTGTGAGCTTCAAGAAATTGAGTTGCAAAAATTAGGAAAAAAAGCTCAAGAAGCCATGGCATTGGCTGCTGAGGAATCTGCAAAATCAAAAGCTGCAAAAGAAGTTATTAAATCCCTTACAGCACAG CTTAAAGATATGGTTGAGATATTACATCAAGGGGTGTACAAAAATGATGCGGTAAGACTAGTAGACTCACCAAATGGGGTGGGCTCACATTCTGGTCCATACTCCATTCTAGAAGTGGATCATCAGTCAAGATTTAATGTAAACAGTTCTCTGACTATGCTGTCTTTTTCGACTTCGGAGTCTATTCTTGTTGATGGAAATACAAGTCAGAATCATACATTAATGAATGCCCGAGAATCTAATAAGCTGAACTTAAGTTTACAAGACTCTCATGTGAATTCCAATGGAATGGAAGAAGACTTCACTGCAAGACAACGTGACAGTAATGCAGAGAAGTCATCATCCGGCAGTAAAACTGACATTGATAACAAGGAAATTGATAATCCTCCAGATGGGGAGATGGTCTATAAGTCTCCAAGCCCTATTTCATCAAATATTCAAGTTGAGGCTGAATGGATTGAACAGTATGAACCTGGTGTCTATATAACACTTGTAGCTCTTCGTGATGGAACTCGAGATTTGAAAAGAGTGCGATTCAG TCGAAGAAAATTTGGAGAGAATCAGGCAGAAACCTGGTGGTCAGATAATCGTGAAAAGGTCTATGAGAGATATAATGTTCGTGGGTCAGACAGGTTCTCATCAGCAGTATCAAGTCAATCTGCACTCAAGCCAGAGGAGGATTGCATGCATTCTTCCAGAGTTTGA
- the LOC103987689 gene encoding PH, RCC1 and FYVE domains-containing protein 1 isoform X3: protein MQDFKDLISNSPSDSSIGSILDNSSPDINFSITTSPKVTSENFVHLERSDVANMLVKGASSDIIRVSVSSAPSTSSHGSAQDDCDALGDVYVWGEVICEFSSRTGTERGTNFSSGRADVILPKPLESNLVLDVRHVACGVRHAALVTKHGEVFTWGEESGGCLGHAVGADVVHPRLLESLANTDLVACGQFHTCAVTLAGELYTWGDGTHNVGLLGHCSDVSHWVPKRVSGPLEGLQVAYVTCGTWHTALITSTGKLFTFGDGTFGVLGHGNKESVAYPREVESLMGLKTIAVACGVWHTAAVVEVIVAQPNASVSSGKLFTWGDGDKYRLGHGDKEPRLKPTCVASLIDHDFHKLACGHSLTVGLTASGQVFTMGSTVYGQLGNPQSDGKLPCLVEDRLVGESVGEVACGSYHVAVLTTRGEVFTWGKGANGRLGHGDIEDRKTPNLVEALKDRAVKYIACGATFTAAICQHKWVSGAEQSQCLACRQAFGFTRKRHNCYHCGLVHCHSCSSRKALRAALSPNPAKPYRVCDSCYVKLNNVLEFGVNNKRNGLPRLSGESKDRFEKAETKSTKSVIPSNFDLIKDLDTKAARHGKRTDSLTFIRASQVSSLIQLKDLALVGGIDLQRAGPRALHTSLVRSVNPSRAVSPFSRKSSPPRSASPVPTSSGVYFSKSATDSLKKTNELLNQEVQKLRAQVENLRQHCELQEIELQKLGKKAQEAMALAAEESAKSKAAKEVIKSLTAQLKDMVEILHQGVYKNDAVRLVDSPNGVGSHSGPYSILEVDHQSRFNVNSSLTMLSFSTSESILVDGNTSQNHTLMNARESNKLNLSLQDSHVNSNGMEEDFTARQRDSNAEKSSSGSKTDIDNKEIDNPPDGEMVYKSPSPISSNIQVEAEWIEQYEPGVYITLVALRDGTRDLKRVRFSRRKFGENQAETWWSDNREKVYERYNVRGSDRFSSAVSSQSALKPEEDCMHSSRV from the exons ATGCAG GATTTCAAGGATTTGATATCTAATAGTCCAAGTGATAGCTCAATTGGTTCCATTCTGGATAATAGTTCTCCTGACATCAATTTTAGTATTACAACTTCACCCAAGGTCACTTCTGAAAATTTTGTACATTTGGAAAGATCAGATGTAGCAAATATGCTAGTCAAAGGTGCCTCTTCAGATATTATCAGAGTAAGTGTCTCTAGCGCGCCTAGCACATCAAGTCATGGTTCTGCACAAGATGACTGTGATGCATTAGGTGATGTTTATGTCTGGGGTGAGGTCATATGTGAATTTTCTTCACGAACTGGCACTGAGAGGGGTACCAATTTCTCCAGTGGAAGAGCTGATGTAATTTTGCCCAAGCCCTTAGAATCCAATTTAGTTTTGGATGTTCGCCATGTGGCTTGCGGAGTCAGGCATGCTGCTCTTGTTACAAAACATGGAGAAGTTTTTACATGGGGTGAAGAATCTGGAGGATGCCTGGGCCATGCAGTTGGAGCTGATGTTGTTCACCCTCGGCTTCTTGAATCTTTAGCTAACACAGATTTGGTTGCTTGTGGGCAGTTTCATACTTGTGCTGTAACTTTAGCTGGCGAACTTTATACTTGGGGTGATGGCACTCATAATGTGGGCCTTCTTGGACACTGTAGTGATGTCAGCCACTGGGTACCAAAAAGAGTTTCGGGACCACTGGAAGGTCTTCAAGTTGCATATGTTACTTGTGGCACCTGGCATACTGCCTTAATAACTTCGACTGGGAAATTGTTTACATTTGGTGATGGTACGTTTGGTGTTTTAGGTCATGGAAACAAAGAGAGTGTTGCATATCCAAGGGAGGTTGAATCACTGATGGGTTTGAAAACCATTGCGGTTGCATGTGGAGTATGGCACactgctgcagttgtggaggttaTAGTAGCTCAGCCGAATGCCAGTGTATCATCTGGAAAGTTGTTCACTTGGGGTGATGGGGACAAGTACCGACTTGGTCATGGTGACAAGGAGCCGCGTCTCAAGCCTACTTGTGTTGCTTCATTGATCGACCACGATTTTCACAAGCTAGCTTGTGGCCATAGTCTCACTGTTGGCCTGACAGCTTCTGGACAAGTTTTTACTATGGGAAGTACTGTTTATGGTCAGCTTGGTAATCCACAGTCTGATGGGAAACTTCCATGCTTAGTTGAAGACAGGCTTGTTGGTGAATCTGTTGGCGAAGTTGCTTGTGGTTCATACCATGTGGCAGTTTTAACAACAAGGGGTGAGGTTTTTACCTGGGGAAAAGGTGCTAATGGAAGATTGGGTCATGGAGACATTGAAGATAGGAAAACACCAAACCTTGTTGAAGCTCTGAAGGACAGAGCTGTTAAATATATTGCCTGCGGTGCAACCTTCACAGCTGCCATATGCCAGCATAAATGGGTGTCAGGTGCAGAGCAATCACAATGCTTGGCATGCAGACAAGCATTTGGGTTCACCCGCAAACGACATAATTGCTACCATTGCGGACTTGTCCATTGCCATTCATGCAGTTCCAGGAAGGCCTTGAGAGCAGCCTTGTCTCCGAATCCTGCAAAACCATATCGAGTTTGTGACTCCTGTTATGTTAAACTGAACAATGTCTTGGAATTTGGAGTTAATAACAAGAGAAATGGTTTACCTCGCTTGTCAGGCGAAAGCAAGGACAGGTTTGAAAAAGCAGAGACAAAATCAACAAAGTCTGTGATACCTAGCAACTTTGATCTCATAAAAGATCTGGACACTAAGGCAGCCAGGCATGGAAAGAGAACTGATTCCTTGACATTTATTCGAGCCTCTCAAGTCAGCTCACTCATACAGTTGAAAGATCTTGCTTTGGTTGGTGGGATTGATCTGCAGCGAGCAGGTCCTAGAGCACTCCACACATCCCTGGTACGATCCGTAAACCCTTCTAGAGCTGTTTCACCATTTTCTAGAAAATCTAGTCCTCCACGTTCTGCATCACCAGTTCCTACATCTTCTGGAGTTTATTTCTCCAAAAGTGCTACTGACAGTCTGAAGAAAACAAATGAGCTCTTGAATCAAGAAGTTCAGAAGTTACGTGCACAG GTTGAAAATCTGAGACAGCACTGTGAGCTTCAAGAAATTGAGTTGCAAAAATTAGGAAAAAAAGCTCAAGAAGCCATGGCATTGGCTGCTGAGGAATCTGCAAAATCAAAAGCTGCAAAAGAAGTTATTAAATCCCTTACAGCACAG CTTAAAGATATGGTTGAGATATTACATCAAGGGGTGTACAAAAATGATGCGGTAAGACTAGTAGACTCACCAAATGGGGTGGGCTCACATTCTGGTCCATACTCCATTCTAGAAGTGGATCATCAGTCAAGATTTAATGTAAACAGTTCTCTGACTATGCTGTCTTTTTCGACTTCGGAGTCTATTCTTGTTGATGGAAATACAAGTCAGAATCATACATTAATGAATGCCCGAGAATCTAATAAGCTGAACTTAAGTTTACAAGACTCTCATGTGAATTCCAATGGAATGGAAGAAGACTTCACTGCAAGACAACGTGACAGTAATGCAGAGAAGTCATCATCCGGCAGTAAAACTGACATTGATAACAAGGAAATTGATAATCCTCCAGATGGGGAGATGGTCTATAAGTCTCCAAGCCCTATTTCATCAAATATTCAAGTTGAGGCTGAATGGATTGAACAGTATGAACCTGGTGTCTATATAACACTTGTAGCTCTTCGTGATGGAACTCGAGATTTGAAAAGAGTGCGATTCAG TCGAAGAAAATTTGGAGAGAATCAGGCAGAAACCTGGTGGTCAGATAATCGTGAAAAGGTCTATGAGAGATATAATGTTCGTGGGTCAGACAGGTTCTCATCAGCAGTATCAAGTCAATCTGCACTCAAGCCAGAGGAGGATTGCATGCATTCTTCCAGAGTTTGA